The genomic interval CTCTGGCGGGCATTCGATCTATTGTGAGATTCAATAGCCTGAAAGGAatctttatagtaatattccGGAAATTTTCGTCTGCGAATACGAAGGTCATGGAAGCCGGAGAGTTGACGAAGCGCGTGGTGCCGACGGGATCTGAGTGAAACTCCCACACATACAATCCGATTTCTGGCACCCAGCGGACGGGTAGGTGAGAAGCAGCAGCCTCGCATACCTCTGGAGGAAGATACAAGTAAGGGGCAGCCGCATTTGGCAGGACCATGGCAGACCCGGTAGGGCCACCGTACTTGTCAGCCATACTTTGAACGGCGGCAGGGAGACTTTCGCTTTGCCATACGCTTCCAACAGATGTGTTGTATGGCGATGGTCCTGCTTCAAAGTCGAGAAGTACGTCCACAAGTATCACCCGAGGGAGAGTGGAATCTAGGCGAAACGTCCCTACGTCTCCTAGAATGCGGTTTTCTTCATAGCCCCCCAATATCAGCGATCCTGTCTGGCCCAATGTGACGCTTCCCAAATGCATGTACCAAGAGCTATTGGCGATGAAATTTTCCGACGTCATTTGGTCGGTGATGCTGTAAATGGAGTTGGGATTGGAATAGTCGTAACTAAGCTCATCGCCCAAGCCAATCGTTCCGACGGGTACGGTTTCATTCGAGATGTTTGAGTATGCTGTCGGGTACAGATTGGGGTTGTAAATGTCGATGGTAATGTCTGCCCAATAACTTCTTTTAATGTCGTTCATGCGCGAAAGCAGGTTCGTGCGCTGTCGATATACCTTGCTCATGGTATTCTTGTCAAGTCCGAGAGGCCAGTCATCCATGAGTGCGACGGCGCTCGCGTTTGATTTGAGGACGCTTCCTCTGGATGCAGTACCGTTGTAGCCTCCCCCTTGTTCCACAGAAATCATCATGCTGTCTGTTGAACCCGTCGGCCAAAGGAAGTAAGCAATAGACCCGTGATCAAGAGACCCCGGCGTGTCCGAAAGCCCTATCGCTCGCCATGGTCCATCTGGGCCAAATGAGCTTGAGTTCACCCCTAATTCAGGGTCCGTCGACCAGTAAAGGCGCCGGTATTGGCTTCTCACGCATGTTATCCATGAGAGAATAACCACCAACAATATGCCGTCGCGCATCTCGATAGAGAAAGTCGATAGTGACGTCGGAGGAAAGATTCCAATTACCAGATAACAACTGATGGCTGGTAAGAAAAAGGAGAGACGTGAGATGTCCTTTGGCAGTCCCAGGAGGGGTCGTGAAGGCGGGTCAACGAAGCAAAATAGAAGTTCCCTCTTAGTCTAGAAGAAGTTTCTGCAGGGATATCTGTAATACATTGTCGGGAAACAGCAATCTCCCTCAAGTCTCGGAGGCGATGTTGCTTGGATGATTTTGAGTTGCATATGCATGTTGGAGCAGACAAAGCTGTTGGTTGGCGGAGTAGGCTTGGCCGCCCCGTCACGGTGGCTGCGCCTGCGTATCGTGTGACAAACATGACGGGTACTAGGAGGCTTCCGTGGAACGTAAAGAGTACTTGGTGGTCAAGTCTACAGGCGCAAGGCGGAAAAGCAAGCTGATAGTCAGGCGGTCGGTATCTTGGCAGGCTGCGGCGTAGAGCTGCATGTTGGTCCAGGGGTTCATACGGAGAAACATGGACGAAAGTTGCCTAAGTTGGTTATACTTTGGGTTCGATGGCATCATACGAGTCCTAGATATTCCCATCAAAGGCCAAACAAGTTCTTCTGCATGTCTGTACCCACCCAACTTTGTCCTGTGCCCTTCCGTGTCTGCTCAGCTCTCGACCCAACACCTCCGAGACTATTTTCAAATAGTTCTGTCTTCCGAGGATCATCTATATGCCCATAATCTATTCGGAATATTCAGGAGATAAGAAGCGGGCTGCGGCTTCCCGCGCTACAGTGCTTCTTAGTCTGAAGATAGCAGTGATATTTGTATCACGAGGCTGGTGGGCAGACGGGTAGGCGCGCAGCACAAGTGATCGACGTCGCCGAGGGAACAGGGAGGTACATGTAACCAACCGCGCCGCAATCGTACTTATCAAGAGAGTTCTAGTGATAAATCAACAGACCCGTGTGCTCCAAGAATAGAATCAACTTTGAGCTAAGGCTACTCCTCCCTTTCTCTTGCATCTAGGCATGCAGCCGAGAAAGCCGTTATGGCCGATGAAGGCGAAACTCGGCCGTAACAACGACTACCTTAACCTTCAAAGTCCCATCTTTCATTTCGAGTACTTGAAAAAGTGTTCTTCGTACGCGTATCACGCCCACCGATATCATTGACCTTAAGAAGAGAACGGAGAAGTGAAACTACCATCAGAAGTAATGGACTTGGCTACTTGTTTGGAGCAGGTAACTTGGAGTTACATTATCTATCCTAAAGCAAGAAACCGCGTGCATTGGCCTCAAAATGGGCAGGAACCTAGGGCCTTGAATAGAGGCAGCAAATACCCTTGGAATTGACCATCACATCACATAACTTCACTTGCCTCATCGATCATCAAGCGCGCAACAAGAAATGGCACCCGAGAGACTGGGCGGTTCAGTGTGGAAGTCTATCCATGTCGCCGAAGACCCAGTAAGGAAGGTAATTGATCGGATGGAGCTAGCAGCAGAAAGTCTGCTAGCACATTAAAGACACGACCACTCACCCTCGGCACTGTAGTAAGACGAGTGCCCGGTTCCGTTTCGCTCTTTGTGTGACACAATCGTTGGTATTATGTTGTCATTAGAATTGAGAGTTACTTAGGTAGATTGTCGGCGTAGGAATCCTGAACTAAGAAATAGTATTTCCCTTAATCCAACCAAAGTCTCATCTTGGACATATAATCATTACAATGCTTTACGCAACGAGGCCAGCAACGAATGCAGCCGCGGCCGGGGCATCCTGCTCGTAGTTCCTGTGGTCAGCAGTGATGATGATACCGCCGTCGCAGATGTTGTCGCCGTCATGGCAAATAACCTTGACCTTGGAGGCAGGGATGCTGCCAACAGGCTGGCCATCGAACGGGTCGCCGAAGATGAGGACTACATAGTACAAGCTGTCAGTAAGCGGATCTCAAGAATATTCAGATTAGGAATTCTGTAGACTGTAGACATACCGGCAGAGACACGGGCGGTCTGGGCCGCGGTGAGCTTGGACGCAGCGTTGTGGACGAGCTGGCCACCCTGGCTGTAGCCGGACATGACGATCTTGGTGCTGGGACACTGGGTCACAGCCTGAGGAGAGCCTGTTAGCTTGAAGAAACACCCTGCATGAAGGGTCTTGAACTTACGCGAGCAACCAAGTTGGCCATGGTGGTGCTGCCAGCTGCGTCGCCGCCGGCGAGGAAGCCGAGAATGCTAGCGGAGTAGTCGACACCCTGGACAGCCAAGTTGGAGGTTCCGACGAGACCGGCAAGGGCGTTGAAGAAGACGGGTCCCTCGGAGCCAGCCTCACCAACGTTGCCGGACTGAGTGGTGCCACGGGCCCAGATCAAAGTAACCTTGCGGCAAGCCGTGCCGTCGGTGAGCTGGTTGAAGGTGTCGCCGTTGTACTGGCGCTTGGAAATCGCGGGGCTAAGAGCGGCGGTGTCTTCGGGCTTGACGGAGTAAGCGGCGTTGTAGTAAGCCTCAAGCTCGGCGATGGGGAAAGACCCAATCTCGCTGCGAGCGACGGGGACGCTCTCGAGAGGGGCAGCGAGGGCCGTGGAGGCCGCGAGGAAGAGTAGGCTGGCCTTCATTGCGACGGTTCGGGGACGATGGCAGCTGCTGGACCTGGGTTGCTTTGAGAAGCAGAAGGGACTTGTCGGGCTTGGGAGTCTGGAGCTCTGAAGATCTCTCCTGATGCTGGATGCCGGGGAACAGGAGCTACTTTATATGCCCTCAACTCCATCTCCCGCGACTACCTTATGCGGAGCTTCGCACCTGTTCATGATCGAGATGGGCGCGCCTCACGCGCCGGCAGGGTTGCTGGGCCAAGCCTTGGCTGTCGTTGTTTGCTTCAGTCCCTCTCTCAGTTTGCAATGCGTCGCAGGGCCAGGGCCAGCATCGACCATTGGTGTCCACCAACGGTGTAGCAGTGCGACTCGAAAGCTTGGCCCGAGCCCCATTTCGGCCAGTGCATGGCTTCTTGACGCCTGCCATCTAGTGCCATTGACCAGTCAGACGAGTGCAAAACCAGGAACGTCGGTCTTCGAAGAGGAAGCTGGGACGGCTGAAGCAAGTTTCCCCAATTTGTCCTGCAGATTGACTAGCCCACTATAGCACCTCGGCCCGCACCGGTCTCCGTTTGTGCAGCTGATATTGAGTTGTCAAAACTCTTGGATGTCTTAAGGGAATCGTCGAGGGGTCAGCAACGGCCACGGCCTGCGCGGATGACAGCTGTAGGTGAAGTCTGGAGTTGGAAGTGATCATCCTGACTCTGATAGTGACCCCATGGCGTCATGATGCAACTTGATAGGCCCGGCAGTTCGCAGTAAATCTCGGGACCGGGGGGGCGCCTACCAAGCCACCAACCTGTCATTGAGTCCCGTGGCAGTTGAGGGTTGCGTTGACCGGCTCCCAGACGGGGCCAATGTGACATCGCCTCGGGGATGTCGGCCGATTGAAGGTAAGCATATCGGCGTCGAATCCCAAATCGTAACGGAGTTCTGCCGCTCATCGCGGGGTAATCGAGGCACTTGTGATAGGAGTTTGGGGATTGGGTGTCACGAAGAACACGTGGGTTATGAGCCGAACATTGACCTTCCACTTTGACGGTGGAGTCCCGCCCCCAAGAGCTTGAGGGTGGGAGCTATGAATAATGAGGTATGACCGCCGGGCGGTAAAGCAGCTTAGCAAGAGGAATCATTTGCTCAACTGGCGTAATTGATGGCCTCTTTGGGAGTTAGCTGAAAGTTAATCAGCGGGACCCGCCGAAAGCTTCGCATTGATTACATACTACAGgacaaaaaaagagtaatacgCGATTTTGATTATGATATTGATAAGTTGCGCAATAGACAAGAGGTGGTATTATTGAGTTTCACCTCATAGTCTTTGCGAGTTGCAAGTCAGGTTACGGTGGGGCTTTAATGAAATCCGGAACCAGACAAGAAGTTTCTTTTGTGGAGGTTTCACTCGTCCACAAAGAATCCAGAGCAGCGATGTCAATGTCGAGTGAGAAATAGTCCTCAAATAGCTCGCCACCATCAACAATTGGAAACCATATTCTGTCTCATTGGAGTAGACGTACTTCAACACAACGTATGCTTCCAATCCCACTTTAATGGCTCATCTCACCCTCAACCAATGATACTCTTAATGTCGAGTTCGATTGATGGAACTGCACTCGAGTCACCAGGCATAACAAACGTAATGTTCCAGAATTCAAATCCACTGCCTGATGTTAGTACGAAGTTCCGAGGGACTTTGGGAGATTGAGTGAACTCACTGAATAATTGAACAGGTACCGCCAACAAGGCCACAGAATCCAATTCCCGGCTGTGGATTCACCGAACCACTGACGCTAACTTGTATACCTTCAAGATCGTCTAACCCGGAGATATCTCTCTTCCCACCAAGTGGATTGGAGCTCACAAGAAATGTAAAAATACTGGTGGAATTACCGCGGGGGTATGACAGGCTGAGATGCCCAGGACTCACATCCACATTCAAAGCCTCTTCAGTGCCATGGAGAACGGCATAGCCGACGCTGCCGTCGTTCCTAGCCCACTGCACCACCGCAGTAGACCATTGAGAAGGATCTTCGCGAGGACCACCGAGTGTATCCTCATCATAAGACTCGGCTCCAATAGTGAGGTTGGCCGACAGCCAGGTCGTGATATTTCGGGGAACGGAATCGTGAGGGGGCGAGAAAGCGGCAGTCTCATACATGTGCTCACCAGGGAAAACGCTAAGCTTCTCCACAACGTCCGATGGTACAAGAGCATCATGGAAAGGTGCCAAGACAGAGATGAGCGGCGCGTATTCGAAGTCGTCTGCATGCGCCATGCTCCAGGTCTGTGAGATGCCAGGGGCCCTGTCTTTACCGACGAGAGACCAGATGTAAATGTTGATTATGGCGACATATTGGTTCATGTCGAAACCGTAAGTCCTATCCCATGGTCCAGCGACGTTGCGGAGGTTGGCATTGTACATGGCAGCAATGGATTCCCAAATGACTTTGATCATGCGACCACCATGCTGGCCCATCAGTGACGAGTCTGATGGCATGTACTTGGCCCATAGGGTAAGCGAATAGATGCTGACGCCTGCGTACGTTGGGCTGTTAAATTCAGAGAGTGTGCCGTTGCGGTCAAACAAGTCTAAGATCTCTTGGGCGTACATTTCGCCGGCAGCTGTCATGTTTGAGTCGTTGAGTGTACGACCTGTCCACCCGGTAGCAATGGCGCGCATGATGGCCGGGTTGCTGTAAGAAGGGTAGAGATTGTCGTCATCAACTCCACCAACACGGTAGCTGTCTCCGATGGTGTTGTTGTACATGCTCTCAAGAATAAGATCCTGTACGTCGCTTGAAAGAAGATGCCTAAACTCTTCATAAATGACGATGAGAGTTGTGCCAATGAAACCTCGCCAATTAGGGTCCCAAGTATTGTAAATCTTCAAAAACGGTCAGCGTCACAACCGAAACTTGGTATCTGCGCGAGGGGAAAGATACTTACGCTCTTGGGATACGCCGCTGTACCAACAGTTGGCTCCTCTGGATAAACAGTGTAGTCGCCATACCTGGATGAAACTTTGTCGTAAGTTGAAATTCATCTTGAGACTCTTGATGGCAGGGGGCACTAACCATTGTTCCTCGGGAATTTTCTTTTGATCTCGGATTACGTTCTTGATGATCTTGGTGGCATGAGCCACATCGTCGCCGATGTTACGCTGCAGGAGACCAGCTGCGTACCAGACTGAGGATCGTGTCTCGTGCTTTCCTGCCGCAAGTGGGTAGTAGAAGAAATGAAGATAGCCGGCTGCAGGGTCATAGATCTTATCTAAGAAGTCCATGGACTCGGTGAACAAGTCCTTTGTGAAGCCCGATAGCTCAACTGCAGTAGCCCGCTGCTTCAGGCCCAAGGCGCTGAGCAAGCCTACCGCAACGAGACTCTTTGTCGACAGCCACATTTTGATGAAGATAATATCCCAATCTTTTTGGGACGTGGATGAGAACAGCGCGTTGGAATATTATTGCTACAAATCCGTTTAACTCCTCAACTTCACTTATAAATAATGTTTGAATCCGGCAAAGACCGGTACAGCAGTATCACAGGCCAGTGCCGGCTTCGGCGAGAGCGAGTCGTTCTCATGAGCGAACATCTCGGATCGTCTCCTCATAGTACATGCTATTGTTACTCCAGAGAGGGGGCCTTGTGGAGGCGTAGTGAATGGTGGGGTATCGTCCTTGGCTGGTGACGTGCCGATCTCGACGTTCCGACTAGCCTCTGTGTGCCTGTGCCGGTTCGTAGTGCGATTGTACATGCATGCCGTTTAACCGAGAAAGCCATGATAGTAATCATGGGTTTTCTCGTCCTAAGGTAGCTTGGAATCCTGCGATCGGCAGATAGTGCTCGGACTCCCGCATAGAAATACCGGTTTGATACACCGGGCGGTTCCGGGCCGGTTGCCCGATCGGTGGGAAGCCCGAAGCAGTCTTCTCAACATGAACCACTACCGGCATTCAATAAGCCGGTAGATAGAAAGCCCTCGAATCAGCGGTGGACCTATATTCAAGAACAACAGTTTGAATCGATTTTGTTAATTGATTGCACTAATATGGAAAAGAAGGAGGTATCTGGCAGTTTTCTTTTCGCCGACTCTGGACAGGCCAATGTCCGGGGACGCCAAGCTGTCCAGTCGGTCGCTGTGGACTCTGCTCAAGTCACTCGACTGATCTAATCTAAGATTGCCAGAATTGGGAGCGATACACTCAGATCTGCCCTTTCTGCCGTTCGTTCGAGCATCTATCTGTCACAAGAATGAGGTTGCCTGAAGGAATTGCTAAACACGAGGAGAAGTAATACGGTAATAGACGTCCCACTTTAATGGCATTGTCAACCATCATCGACAATCCGCTTCATTTTCTGACATAGTTTAGGCACCTTGCAGTAGTATGAATGACTTCAGATACGGGTACAATAGTCAAGGCTGGGAAATTGGACATCGCATtccgttttatttttatccGAAATGGTTGTATCTGGCTCATCCCCAGATGCGCTGAGCTATGAATGTCTCTCATTAATGCAGAGAGCTTATTTCAGTGCGTGACAACTAGCTTTGGATGCAAAAAGATTGAATGTATAGCCTTCTTGCAGCGAACGATTATTGGTGGTTCTGGCCAAGGCAGAAATGCTCAATACTAGGTCCTGGGAATCGATCTTTTTGCAACCTGGTTAAATTAGTACGTTGTCAACCTGTTTTGGATTCGATTCTTCTGGTAAAGCGTAGCTGACTAGCTTTGGGCATGGGACCGAACGTGAAATTCGTGACAGATGACATTGGGGAGCCTTGGACTTATGACAAGCCGTTTGATTACATCCATAGCCGCATTATGGCGTCTTCCATCGGCGATTGGGAGAAATACATACAGAAATGTTTTGAGTTAGTCAGGGTCAGCCTTACTCGTTGCCTTGCTAAAAAACTCTAGCAACCTGAATGCTGGCGGGTATCAGGACCTCAATGAGTTCGACATCATTCCCACATCCGACGACGGATCGTTGAGGGAAGATTCCGCAATATGGAATTAATCTAAAATTATCAAAGAAGCTGCTGCGATATTTGGACGCCCATTAAGGGATGTTGTGGGACTAGCAGACCTGATGAAGGGCAATGGCTTCAGGGATGTCTACATCAAACGATATAGATGGCCAACCAACGTATGACCTAGAGACCCTAGGCACTAGGAGTTAGGACTTTGGAATAATGAGAACATCACATCTGGGTGGGAAGGCTTCTGTATGGCGCCGTTCACGAGGGCGAGGAACTGGACGAGGGAAGAAGTTCTGCTGCTCATGGACCAGGTTCGCTATGAGTTCAACGACAAAAGTATTCATACATACTTAAACATGTAAGCAGAAATTCTGAATCTCAGATAGACTCTTGCTAACAGTGCTCAGATGGTCGATTCACGGCAGGAAGCCTACGGCAGAAGCGATAGGGTTTGGGGATGGCGACTGAGTGATTTGGGTAGTTGAGAATAATTCATCTGCCAATGCTGGTCTCTTTCCATTCTCATTTTCGAACTTATGATCACTCTCTCAAGTACAAAGCCGAATTGTGGCAGTTTTAGGCCGTAAAAGCTGCTGCGTGGGTTGCTAGTTGAGATTAAATTCAAGCCTGCATCTATAACGCAGTTCTGTTACATGTTGAGTCGTTTCAGACGGAGTTCTGACGAAGTTCTTCTGATGATTGCCCAGAAATATGTCCTAAACTTTCTTTCCTTGCTCAAGTATCAGACTTTCTTTGCGGTCTTTGCTCACTGGCCACTCTGTTCGCTAGTTGCACTGTCCTCATTGTCCACCTACAGCAACTTTGGTACTTGAGGCTGAGTGCTCAG from Colletotrichum lupini chromosome 2, complete sequence carries:
- a CDS encoding cutinase, which produces MKASLLFLAASTALAAPLESVPVARSEIGSFPIAELEAYYNAAYSVKPEDTAALSPAISKRQYNGDTFNQLTDGTACRKVTLIWARGTTQSGNVGEAGSEGPVFFNALAGLVGTSNLAVQGVDYSASILGFLAGGDAAGSTTMANLVARAVTQCPSTKIVMSGYSQGGQLVHNAASKLTAAQTARVSAVLIFGDPFDGQPVGSIPASKVKVICHDGDNICDGGIIITADHRNYEQDAPAAAAFVAGLVA
- a CDS encoding TAM domain methyltransferase, which codes for MGPNVKFVTDDIGEPWTYDKPFDYIHSRIMASSIGDWEKYIQKCFDNLNAGGYQDLNEFDIIPTSDDGSDVVGLADLMKGNGFRDELGLWNNENITSGWEGFCMAPFTRARNWTREEVLLLMDQVRYEFNDKSIHTYLNIWSIHGRKPTAEAIGFGDGD